From one Cyprinus carpio isolate SPL01 chromosome B3, ASM1834038v1, whole genome shotgun sequence genomic stretch:
- the LOC109055618 gene encoding carbohydrate sulfotransferase 12-like yields MALYQSKSAKMGKSRLFRIFMIVGAIFMILLIIIYWDDVGASNFYLHTTISGPHPSRLSPQSRHDPEKKVEEDKEGSFLTDIDAFVNQFLEGTADPTEQVRGEPPPGDPHNQSSEKSEEKFVPRREWKIHLTPIDPEKKQRQESRKQLIQDVCGNKSYLDFPGKNRSFDDIPNKELDHLIVDDRHGIIYCYVPKVACTNWKRIMIVLSESLLLDGVPYQDPLDVPQELIHNSSLHFTFNKFWKRYGKFSRHLMKIKLKKYTKFLFVRDPFVRLISAYRNKFEQENEDFYKRFAVIMLRKYSNYTDPPASVVDAFAAGIRPSFSNFVQYLLDPNTEKEMPFNEHWRQMYRLCHPCQINYDFVGKLETLDEDAEHLLRILRVDNVVEFPQSHRNQTVSSWEQDWFANIPLESRKELYRLYEADFKLFGYSKPEKLVHE; encoded by the coding sequence ATGGCACTTTATCAGTCAAAATCAGCCAAAATGGGAAAGTCGAGACTGTTCCGCATTTTTATGATTGTGGGCGCCATCTTCATGATCCTTCTTATAATCATATACTGGGATGATGTGGGAGCCTCAAATTTTTACCTGCACACAACCATCTCCGGGCCCCATCCGTCACGCCTCTCTCCACAGAGCCGTCATGACCCAGAAAAGAAGGTAGAGGAAGACAAAGAGGGCTCGTTTTTGACGGACATTGATGCTTTTGTCAACCAGTTTTTAGAAGGAACTGCAGACCCCACGGAACAGGTGAGAGGTGAACCGCCCCCTGGAGACCCCCACAATCAGTCCTCTGAGAAATCAGAGGAGAAATTTGTCCCAAGACGAGAGTGGAAGATCCATCTGACGCCAATTGAccctgagaaaaaacaaaggcAGGAGAGTAGAAAGCAGCTGATCCAAGATGTGTGCGGTAACAAAAGTTACCTTGACTTCCCCGGAAAGAACAGGAGTTTTGACGACATACCCAATAAAGAGTTGGATCACCTCATCGTGGACGACAGGCATGGGATCATTTACTGTTACGTTCCCAAGGTGGCCTGCACAAACTGGAAGCGCATCATGATCGTACTGAGCGAGAGCCTGTTATTGGATGGCGTGCCCTACCAAGACCCTCTGGATGTTCCTCAGGAGCTCATCCATAACAGTAGCCTGCACTTCACCTTCAACAAGTTCTGGAAGCGCTATGGAAAGTTCTCACGGCACCTCATGAAAATCAAGCTCAAGAAATACACCAAGTTTTTGTTCGTCAGGGATCCTTTCGTGCGACTGATCTCTGCCTATCGCAACAAATTCGAACAAGAGAACGAGGACTTCTACAAAAGATTCGCAGTCATCATGTTGAGAAAATACAGCAATTACACGGATCCGCCGGCATCGGTCGTGGACGCTTTCGCTGCTGGGATTCGACCGTCTTTCTCCAATTTCGTTCAGTATTTATTGGATCCTAACACTGAGAAAGAGATGCCTTTCAACGAGCATTGGAGACAAATGTACCGTCTGTGCCATCCCTGCCAGATAAATTATGACTTCGTGGGGAAGCTGGAGACCTTGGATGAGGACGCTGAGCATTTGTTGCGGATTCTCCGCGTAGACAATGTCGTCGAGTTCCCACAAAGTCATCGCAACCAAACGGTCAGCAGTTGGGAGCAGGACTGGTTCGCCAACATACCGTTGGAGTCCAGAAAAGAGCTGTATAGGCTGTATGAAGCTGACTTTAAATTGTTTGGATATTCCAAACCAGAGAAGCTGGTACATGAGTGA
- the LOC109055619 gene encoding eukaryotic translation initiation factor 3 subunit B: protein MRETENMEAELEYDDGEEPSFSDPEDFVDDISDEELLGDVLRDKPLEADGIDSVIVVDNVPQVGQDRLEKLKNVIHKIFSKFGKITNEFYPDTDGKTKGYIFLEYSAPSHAHEAVKNADGYKLDKQHTFRVNLFTDFDKYMSICDEWEAPEKQPFKDFGNLRHWLEDSDCRDQYSVIYDSGERTGIFANDVKEPIEVEERARWTETYVRWSPKGTYLATFHQRGIALWGGEKFKQIQRFSHQGVQLIDFSPCERYVVTFSPLMDTKDDPQAIIIWDVLTGHKKRGFHCESSAHWPIFKWSPDGKFFARMTQDTLSIYETPSMGLLDKKSLKINGIKDFSWSPGDNIIAFWVPEDKDIPARVTLMQLPSRNEIRVRNLFNVVDCKLHWQKNGDYLCVKVDRTPKGTQGVVTNFEIFRMREKQVPVDVVEMKEGIIAFAWEPNGSKFAVLHGESPRISVSFYHVKNNGKIDLIKMFDKQQANSIFWSPQGQFLVLAGLRSMNGALAFVDTSDCTMMNIAEHYMASDVEWDPTGRYVVTSVSWWSHKVDNAFWLWTFQGRLLQKNNKERFCQLLWRPRPPSLLTQEQIKLIKKDLKKYSKIFEQKDRLSQSKASKELVDKRRTMMEEYRKYRERAINMYNEQRPLRLELRGGVDTDELDSNVDDWEEETIEFFINEEIIPIGDL from the exons ATGCGAGAAACGGAGAATATGGAGGCCGAACTGGAGTATGACGACGGAGAAGAGCCTTCGTTCAGTGATCCGGAGGATTTCGTGGATGACATCAGTGACGAGG AGCTGCTGGGGGATGTTCTCAGGGATAAACCCCTGGAGGCTGACGGCATCGACTCGGTCATCGTGGTGGATAATGTCCCTCAGGTGGGACAAGATCGTCTGGAGAAACTCAAGAACGTAATCCACAAGATCTTCTCAAAGTTTGGCAAAATCACCAATGAATTCTATCCAGACACAGATGGAAAGACCAAGGG GTACATTTTCCTGGAGTATTCTGCACCGAGTCATGCTCATGAAGCTGTGAAGAACGCTGATGGCTACAAGCTGGACAAGCAGCACACTTTCCGTGTCAATCTGTTCACAGACTTTGACAA GTACATGTCAATCTGTGATGAGTGGGAAGCTCCTGAGAAGCAGCCCTTTAAAGATTTT GGGAATCTGCGTCACTGGCTGGAGGATTCTGACTGTCGTGATCAGTACAGCGTAATCTATGACTCTGGTGAAAGAACAGGCATATTTGCTAATGATGTCAAGGAGCCTATTGAAGTAGAGGAGAGAGCG CGCTGGACCGAAACGTATGTGCGCTGGTCTCCAAAAGGCACCTATCTGGCCACATTTCATCAGAGAGGCATTGCTCTCTGGGGCGGTGAGAAGTTCAAGCAGATCCAGAGGTTCAGTCATCAGGGGGTCCAGCTCATTGATTTCTCACCCTGTGAGAG ATATGTTGTCACATTCAGCCCTCTTATGGACACTAAAGACGACCCACAGGCGATCATCATCTGGGACGTTCTCACAGGGCATAAGAAAAGAGGCTTCCACTGTGAAAGCTCTGCCCACTGGCCAATTTTCAA GTGGAGTCCAGATGGGAAGTTCTTTGCCCGAATGACGCAGGACACGCTGAGCATCTATGAAACACCG TCAATGGGTCTTTTGGACAAGAAGAGTTTGAAGATTAATGGAATTAa GGATTTCTCCTGGTCACCTGGTGATAATATCATTGCATTCTGGGTTCCAGAGGATAAGGACATCCCAGCAAGAGTAACACTCATGCAGCTTCCATCTAGGAACGAGATCAGAGTCCGCAACCTGTTTAATGTTGTGGACTGCAAACTTCACTGGCAGAAAAACGGAGACTATCTCTGTGTGAAGGTGGACAGGACACCCAAAGGAACACAG GGTGTTGTCACCAACTTTGAGATCTTCAGAATGAGAGAGAAGCAGGTACCTGTGGATGTGGTGGAGATGAAAG AGGGCATCATTGCCTTTGCTTGGGAACCAAATGGCAGCAAATTTGCTGTGCTCCATGGTGAATCACCCAGAATCTCTGTGTCATTCTACCATGTGAAAAACAATGGCAAAATTGACTTAATAA AAATGTTTGACAAGCAACAGGCAAACAGCATCTTCTGGAGTCCACAGGGGCAGTTTTTGGTCTTAGCTGGGTTGAGGAG CATGAATGGAGCTCTTGCTTTTGTGGACACGTCAGACTGCACCATGATGAACATCGCAGAGCATTACATGGCCTCGGACGTAGAGTGGGACCCCACCGGACGATATGTTGTGACATCTGTCTCCTGGTGGAGCCACAAG gtggaCAACGCCTTTTGGCTCTGGACATTCCAGGGCCGTCTGCTGCAGAAGAACAACAAAGAGCGTTTCTGCCAGCTGCTGTGGAGGCCCCGTCCTCCCTCTCTCCTGACCCAAGAGCAAATAAAG CTCATTAAGAAGGACTTGAAGAAATACTCCAAGATCTTCGAGCAGAAAGATCGTCTCAGTCAGTCCAAGGCATCAAAG GAACTGGTGGACAAGAGACGTACCATGATGGAGGAGTATCGCAAGTACCGTGAGAGAGCCATAAACATGTACAACGAGCAGAGACCTCTCCGCCTTGAACTCAGAGGAG GTGTGGACACGGATGAGCTGGACAGCAATGTTGATGACTGGGAGGAAGAGACCATTGAGTTTTTCATCAATGAAGAAATTATTCCCATCGGAGATCTGTAA